One stretch of Microbacterium terrae DNA includes these proteins:
- a CDS encoding acyl-CoA dehydrogenase family protein, whose protein sequence is MTVKTPRRLYDDDHEQFREVIRAFVDQHAAPHAQRWAADGKVDRWLFTKAAEAGILGFALPEEYGGGGADDFRFNAIMGEELARNPVSDGMAGIALQNDIVFPYFVDLTNDEQKQRWLPGIAAGELVTAIAMTEPGTGSDLAGIRTSAVRDGDDYVINGSKTFISNGQNADLVVVAVRTSADRHRGLSLIVVEGDRPGFTRGRNLDKIGLHAQDTSELSFADVRVPAGNLLGAEGDGFLGLMRNLPQERLSIAAAAVAASEGVLERTLAYVKERTAFGQPIGSFQNTRFVLAEIATQLQASRVYIDEFVRLHTAGELTAEQAAAAKWYTTEQYNDVVYRCQQLYGGYGYMQEYRIAQDYQDARITTIYGGTTEIMKEIVGRSLGL, encoded by the coding sequence GTGACGGTGAAGACGCCACGCAGGCTGTACGACGACGACCACGAGCAGTTCCGCGAGGTGATCCGCGCGTTCGTGGACCAGCACGCCGCACCGCATGCGCAGCGCTGGGCAGCCGACGGCAAGGTCGACCGGTGGCTCTTCACGAAGGCCGCCGAGGCGGGGATCCTGGGCTTCGCCCTGCCGGAGGAGTACGGCGGCGGCGGGGCCGACGACTTCCGCTTCAACGCGATCATGGGCGAAGAGCTCGCCCGCAACCCCGTGTCGGACGGCATGGCCGGAATCGCGCTGCAGAACGACATCGTCTTCCCGTACTTCGTCGACCTCACGAACGACGAGCAGAAGCAGCGCTGGCTCCCCGGCATCGCCGCGGGCGAGCTCGTCACCGCCATCGCGATGACCGAGCCCGGCACGGGCAGCGACCTCGCCGGCATCCGCACCTCGGCTGTCCGCGACGGCGACGACTACGTCATCAACGGCTCGAAGACCTTCATCTCGAACGGCCAGAACGCCGACCTCGTGGTCGTGGCGGTGCGCACGTCCGCCGACCGGCACCGCGGGCTCAGCCTCATCGTCGTCGAAGGCGACCGTCCCGGGTTCACCCGCGGCCGCAACCTCGACAAGATCGGTCTGCACGCGCAGGACACCAGCGAGCTGTCGTTCGCCGACGTGCGGGTGCCCGCCGGCAACCTGCTCGGCGCTGAGGGTGACGGCTTCCTCGGGCTCATGCGCAACCTCCCCCAGGAGCGTCTGTCGATCGCGGCCGCCGCGGTCGCGGCCTCCGAAGGCGTGCTCGAGCGGACGCTCGCCTACGTGAAGGAGCGCACCGCGTTCGGCCAGCCCATCGGCTCGTTCCAGAACACCCGCTTCGTCCTCGCAGAGATCGCCACGCAGCTGCAGGCGAGCCGCGTCTACATCGACGAGTTCGTGCGTCTGCACACGGCGGGCGAGCTCACCGCCGAGCAGGCGGCAGCGGCCAAGTGGTACACGACCGAGCAGTACAACGATGTGGTCTACCGGTGCCAGCAGCTCTACGGCGGCTACGGCTACATGCAGGAGTACCGCATCGCGCAGGACTACCAGGATGCGCGCATCACGACCATCTACGGAGGCACGACCGAGATCATGAAGGAGATCGTCGGCCGCAGCCTCGGACTCTGA
- a CDS encoding acetyl-CoA C-acetyltransferase, with protein sequence MPEAYIYDAVRTPRGRNKGGSLHSVKPVDLVVGLIDALRERNPSLRADLIDDIVLGVVSPVGEQGGDIARTAALVAGLPETVAGVQVNRFCASGLEAVNLAAQKVASGYEDLVLAGGVESMSRVPIGSDGGAYAQDPTTGYDHYFVPQGIGADLIATIEGFSREDVDAFAARSQARADTAWREGRFAASVVPVTDINGVTLLAEDEHRRPGSTVESLGQLPASFAALGEQAGFDAVALQKYHWVEKIDHVHGPGNSSGIVDGAALVVIGTREIGERLGLTPRARIVSTAVTGSDPTIMLTGPTPATQKALEKAGLDASDIDLFELNEAFAAVVMKWQKDLGIPDDKVNVNGGAIALGHPLGATGAMILGTLLDELERQDLRRGLATLCVGAGMGIATVIERV encoded by the coding sequence ATGCCCGAGGCATACATCTACGACGCCGTGCGCACCCCGCGCGGGCGCAACAAGGGCGGATCGCTGCACAGCGTCAAGCCCGTCGACCTCGTGGTCGGCCTGATCGACGCGCTGCGCGAGCGCAACCCCTCGCTCAGGGCCGACCTCATCGACGACATCGTGCTCGGCGTCGTCTCGCCCGTCGGTGAACAGGGCGGAGACATCGCGCGCACCGCGGCCCTCGTCGCGGGCCTCCCCGAGACCGTCGCCGGCGTGCAGGTCAACCGCTTCTGCGCGTCGGGACTCGAAGCGGTCAACCTGGCTGCGCAGAAGGTGGCCTCCGGGTACGAGGACCTCGTGCTCGCGGGCGGCGTCGAGTCGATGTCGCGCGTGCCGATCGGGTCGGACGGCGGCGCCTATGCACAGGACCCGACCACCGGCTACGACCACTACTTCGTGCCGCAGGGCATCGGCGCCGACCTCATCGCCACGATCGAGGGGTTCAGCCGCGAAGACGTCGACGCCTTCGCCGCCCGCTCGCAGGCGCGAGCCGACACCGCCTGGCGCGAAGGACGCTTCGCGGCATCCGTCGTCCCCGTCACCGACATCAACGGCGTCACCCTCCTCGCCGAAGACGAGCACCGCCGCCCGGGCTCTACCGTCGAGTCGCTCGGGCAGCTGCCCGCGTCGTTCGCCGCGCTCGGCGAGCAGGCGGGCTTCGACGCGGTCGCCCTCCAGAAGTACCACTGGGTCGAGAAGATCGACCACGTGCACGGGCCCGGCAACTCGTCGGGCATCGTCGACGGCGCCGCGCTCGTCGTCATCGGCACCCGCGAGATCGGCGAGCGCCTCGGGCTCACACCGCGGGCGCGCATCGTCTCGACCGCCGTCACGGGGTCCGACCCGACGATCATGCTCACCGGGCCCACGCCGGCGACGCAGAAGGCGCTCGAGAAGGCGGGGCTCGACGCCTCCGACATCGACCTGTTCGAGCTCAACGAGGCTTTCGCCGCGGTCGTGATGAAGTGGCAGAAGGACCTCGGCATCCCCGACGACAAGGTAAACGTCAACGGCGGGGCGATCGCCCTCGGCCACCCCCTGGGCGCCACCGGCGCCATGATCCTCGGCACCCTGCTCGACGAGCTCGAGCGGCAGGACCTCCGCCGCGGCCTCGCCACGCTCTGCGTCGGCGCGGGCATGGGCATCGCCACCGTCATCGAGCGCGTCTGA
- a CDS encoding acyl-CoA dehydrogenase family protein, with protein sequence MPTPDAPGIPDAPAVEQLAAATRRFVRDVVLPIERRIAGSVHDLDPAERAELIAAAKAAGVYAPQLPTAYGGAGLDTRGQAVVFAEAGYTLLGPLATGCAAPDEGNGLLLERVATAAQRERWLAPLATGDIRTCFAMTEPAPGAGSDPRALQTRATRVAGGWSIDGRKWMITGARGAAVAIVMARTSGEPGDAGGATMFLVETDNPGMRIERDVETMDAGFYGGHAEIVFDGCLVGEADVLGEVDRGFEYAQVRLAPARLTHCMRWLGLSRHCHDLALAHATERQAFGSTLADLGLAQQLIADNEIDLAAARAVIAQAAASVDDGVDAANASSIAKVFVSEAVGRVADRSVQLAGARGLTGETLLSRYWREMRAFRVYDGPSETHRWAIAKRAVSRHRRAVAGAGA encoded by the coding sequence ATGCCCACCCCAGATGCCCCCGGCATCCCCGATGCTCCAGCCGTCGAGCAGCTCGCCGCCGCCACGCGGCGCTTCGTCCGCGACGTCGTGCTGCCGATCGAGCGGCGAATCGCGGGATCCGTGCACGACCTCGACCCCGCCGAGCGCGCCGAGCTCATCGCCGCGGCGAAGGCAGCAGGCGTCTACGCGCCGCAGCTACCGACCGCGTACGGAGGCGCGGGCCTCGACACCCGTGGCCAGGCCGTCGTGTTCGCCGAGGCCGGCTACACACTGCTCGGCCCGCTCGCCACGGGTTGCGCGGCACCCGATGAGGGCAACGGACTCCTCCTCGAGCGGGTGGCGACCGCCGCGCAGCGCGAGCGCTGGCTCGCCCCGCTCGCCACGGGCGACATCCGCACCTGCTTCGCGATGACCGAACCGGCGCCGGGGGCCGGATCCGACCCCCGCGCACTCCAGACACGCGCGACGCGCGTGGCAGGCGGCTGGAGCATCGACGGACGCAAGTGGATGATCACGGGCGCGCGGGGTGCGGCCGTCGCGATCGTGATGGCGCGCACCTCGGGTGAACCCGGCGACGCCGGCGGGGCCACGATGTTCCTCGTCGAGACCGACAACCCCGGCATGCGGATCGAGCGCGACGTCGAGACCATGGACGCCGGCTTCTACGGCGGGCATGCCGAGATCGTGTTCGACGGATGCCTCGTGGGGGAGGCCGACGTGCTCGGCGAGGTCGACCGCGGGTTCGAGTACGCCCAGGTGCGCCTCGCACCGGCACGGCTCACCCACTGCATGCGCTGGCTCGGGCTCTCCCGGCACTGTCACGACCTCGCCCTCGCCCACGCGACCGAGCGTCAGGCGTTCGGGTCGACGCTCGCCGACCTCGGTCTCGCCCAGCAGCTGATCGCCGACAACGAGATCGACCTGGCCGCCGCGCGCGCGGTCATCGCGCAGGCCGCGGCATCCGTCGACGACGGCGTCGACGCCGCGAACGCGTCGTCGATCGCCAAGGTGTTCGTGTCGGAGGCGGTGGGCCGCGTCGCCGACCGCAGCGTTCAGCTCGCCGGCGCACGCGGGCTCACCGGCGAGACGCTGCTGTCTCGCTACTGGCGCGAGATGCGCGCGTTCCGCGTGTATGACGGGCCGAGCGAGACCCACCGCTGGGCCATCGCCAAGCGGGCGGTGAGCCGGCACCGCCGCGCCGTCGCCGGGGCCGGCGCATGA
- a CDS encoding SDR family oxidoreductase gives MDADDVGAARVRGAIVTGGSRGIGLAVVRRLVDDGWAVTITGRDAAGLDAAVDSIGAGTGAGAAARHPVLPVVADMADDDAPERILAAHADAGRTLDALVLNAGMGHGSRIVDTPLRRLDRHYAVNLRAAFALVSQAIPALREAASGASAARVIAMSSMTAVMPEPGLAAYGATKAALVSLCETLNAEESAAGVIATAICPGYVDTDMSAWKHGDLAAGEMIRPDDIAELVGALVRMSRYAVMPKIVVSRPGEGLFTA, from the coding sequence ATGGATGCGGACGACGTGGGCGCAGCGCGGGTGCGCGGGGCGATCGTGACGGGCGGCAGCCGCGGGATCGGGCTGGCCGTCGTGCGCCGGCTCGTCGACGACGGGTGGGCGGTCACGATCACGGGGAGGGATGCCGCGGGGCTGGATGCCGCGGTCGACAGCATCGGCGCGGGCACCGGTGCGGGCGCCGCGGCGCGGCATCCGGTGCTCCCCGTCGTCGCCGACATGGCCGACGATGACGCGCCGGAGCGCATCCTCGCCGCGCACGCCGATGCCGGGCGCACTCTCGACGCGCTCGTGCTGAACGCCGGCATGGGGCACGGCAGCCGCATCGTCGACACGCCGCTGCGCCGCCTCGACCGGCACTATGCCGTCAACCTCCGCGCGGCATTCGCGCTGGTGTCTCAGGCGATCCCAGCCCTGCGCGAGGCGGCATCCGGAGCCTCGGCGGCCCGCGTGATCGCCATGTCGTCGATGACCGCGGTCATGCCCGAACCCGGGCTCGCCGCGTACGGAGCGACCAAGGCCGCACTCGTGTCGCTGTGCGAGACGCTCAACGCCGAGGAGTCCGCCGCGGGCGTGATCGCCACGGCGATCTGCCCGGGCTACGTCGACACCGACATGAGCGCGTGGAAGCACGGCGACCTCGCCGCGGGCGAGATGATCCGCCCCGACGACATCGCCGAACTCGTCGGCGCGCTGGTGCGGATGTCGCGGTATGCGGTGATGCCGAAGATCGTCGTGAGCCGCCCGGGGGAGGGACTGTTCACCGCATAG
- a CDS encoding VOC family protein, whose translation MAHGDITHIDIPVTDFAKATDFYSSLFGWTIAEIPGYEGYPMWQAPNKISGGGLAPRSDGFTQPRSYVEVDSIDDTVAKAVAAGAEVLMAKAPISETSWWAVIADHDGNSIGLYEGTTDAGEG comes from the coding sequence ATGGCGCACGGAGACATCACCCACATCGACATCCCGGTCACCGACTTCGCGAAGGCGACGGACTTCTACTCGTCGCTGTTCGGCTGGACGATCGCCGAGATCCCCGGCTACGAGGGGTACCCGATGTGGCAGGCGCCCAACAAGATCTCGGGCGGCGGACTCGCGCCGCGCAGCGACGGCTTCACCCAGCCCCGCTCGTACGTCGAGGTCGACTCGATCGACGACACCGTGGCGAAGGCGGTGGCTGCGGGCGCCGAGGTGCTCATGGCGAAGGCGCCGATCTCGGAGACCAGCTGGTGGGCGGTCATCGCCGACCACGACGGGAACAGCATCGGGCTCTACGAGGGCACCACCGACGCCGGCGAGGGCTGA
- a CDS encoding phosphotransferase family protein — MSDVQIAGIDLPRLRDWVTRVAPGAEIDRIDLITGGKSNLTYRLRGTDAAGRALDWVLRRPPLGVLTPSAHDMGREFRVVDALQGSAVPVAPTIALGDDLDVLGVVFAVYGHVDGRTVQSADDARLLTGSERREAALGLATGLARLHDVDPAAVGLAGFGRPEGFATRQVARWADQWGRVKTRDLPVVERLASELAARVPAPQRASILHGDLRLDNAILAHDGPRVLAFVDWEMAALGDPLTDLATLLVYADPIVEPVLGVPHLDGAGGFPSQGGLAQAYAAASGLSLDDLDFYLALAYLKLAVIAEGIHHRYLAGDTVGDGFSAVGSAVEPLLRRSVDHVRGL; from the coding sequence ATGAGCGACGTGCAGATCGCCGGCATCGACCTTCCTCGGCTGCGGGACTGGGTGACGCGCGTCGCGCCGGGCGCCGAGATCGACCGTATCGACCTCATCACGGGCGGCAAGTCGAACCTCACGTACCGCCTGCGGGGGACGGATGCCGCAGGCCGGGCGCTCGACTGGGTGCTGCGGCGGCCGCCGCTCGGGGTGCTCACTCCGAGCGCACACGACATGGGGCGCGAGTTCCGGGTCGTGGATGCGCTCCAGGGCTCCGCCGTTCCGGTCGCGCCGACCATCGCGCTCGGCGACGACCTCGACGTGCTCGGCGTCGTGTTCGCCGTGTACGGGCACGTCGACGGTCGCACCGTGCAGTCCGCCGATGACGCGAGGCTGCTCACCGGGTCCGAGCGGCGCGAGGCCGCGCTCGGGCTCGCCACCGGACTCGCCCGCCTCCACGACGTCGATCCCGCGGCCGTGGGCCTCGCCGGCTTCGGCCGGCCCGAGGGCTTCGCCACGCGCCAGGTGGCGCGGTGGGCCGATCAGTGGGGCCGCGTGAAGACCCGCGACCTGCCCGTGGTCGAGCGTCTCGCGAGCGAACTCGCCGCGCGGGTTCCCGCCCCGCAGCGGGCGTCGATCCTGCACGGCGACCTGCGGCTCGACAACGCGATCCTCGCCCACGACGGCCCGCGGGTGCTCGCGTTCGTCGACTGGGAGATGGCGGCCCTCGGCGATCCGCTCACCGACCTCGCGACCCTGCTCGTATACGCCGACCCGATCGTCGAGCCCGTGCTCGGGGTGCCGCACCTCGATGGGGCCGGCGGCTTCCCGTCGCAGGGCGGCCTCGCGCAGGCGTACGCCGCCGCGAGCGGGCTGTCGCTCGACGACCTCGACTTCTACCTGGCCCTGGCCTATCTCAAGCTCGCGGTCATCGCCGAGGGCATCCATCACCGCTATCTCGCCGGGGACACCGTCGGCGACGGCTTCTCCGCTGTCGGCAGTGCGGTCGAGCCGCTGTTGCGGCGCTCCGTCGACCACGTGAGGGGGCTCTGA
- a CDS encoding GntR family transcriptional regulator, translated as MRASDRAYSTLLGEIQSGTLRPGSVLGEVEQASRLGVSRTPLREALGRLASDGLVVQQSPRMTVVTAIDADDIQELFELRRALEEAAARLAAERGDRARFGDLASSLAAVDLDTGRDAYYALISRFDEELDAAVANDYLVSALRTVRTHLVRVRRLARDNPGRLAASVSEHRLIASAIAAGDADLAAHATHVHLHNALTNILESLK; from the coding sequence GTGCGGGCAAGCGACCGTGCGTACTCGACTCTCCTCGGGGAGATCCAGTCGGGCACGCTGCGCCCCGGCTCGGTGCTCGGCGAGGTCGAGCAGGCGTCACGACTCGGCGTCAGCCGCACCCCCCTGCGCGAGGCGCTCGGCCGGCTCGCCTCCGACGGACTGGTCGTGCAGCAGTCCCCGCGCATGACAGTTGTCACGGCGATCGACGCCGACGACATCCAGGAGCTCTTCGAGCTCCGCCGCGCCCTGGAGGAGGCGGCAGCACGCCTCGCGGCCGAGCGCGGCGACCGCGCGCGGTTCGGCGACCTCGCCTCGAGCCTCGCCGCCGTCGACCTCGACACGGGGCGCGACGCCTATTACGCACTCATCAGCCGCTTCGACGAGGAGCTCGACGCCGCCGTCGCCAACGACTACCTCGTCTCGGCGCTGCGCACCGTCCGCACGCATCTCGTGCGCGTGCGCCGCCTCGCCCGCGACAACCCCGGCCGCCTGGCGGCATCCGTCAGCGAGCACCGGCTCATCGCCTCGGCCATCGCGGCCGGCGACGCCGACCTCGCCGCCCACGCGACGCACGTGCACCTGCACAACGCGCTCACGAACATCCTGGAATCCCTGAAGTAG
- a CDS encoding MmgE/PrpD family protein has protein sequence MTVTHHLRVHRSDENLAREGQLAWHIAEVAADPVEVGAEVVDMIINRVIDNASVAAASLTRSPVSAARQQALDHAVSVGGDGATVFGCALDRVTSPEWAAWANGVAVRELDYHDTFLAADYSHPGDNIPPILAVAQHVGSDGAALVRGLATGYEIQIDLVRAICLHKHKIDHVAHLGPSAAAGIGTLLGLDVETIYQAVGQALHTTTATRQSRKGEISTWKAHAPAFAGKMAIEAVDRAMRGETSPSPIYEGEDGVIAWMLDGPDATYEVPLPAAGEAKRGILDSYTKEHSAEYQAQAWIDLARKLHGSNPEAADPANVESIVLHTSHHTHYVIGSGANDPQKYDPTASRETLDHSIPYIFAVALQDGGWHHVDSYAPERAGREDTVALWQKITTAEDAEWTRRYHSDDPNEKAFGGRVVITLTDGTVIEDEIAVADAHPLGARPFAREDYIRKFRILAEPVLEEDEIERFLELAQRLPELTPAEVRELSIVAKLGVLASAPAPKGLF, from the coding sequence ATGACCGTCACACACCACCTCCGCGTCCACCGCAGCGACGAGAACCTCGCCCGCGAGGGGCAGCTCGCCTGGCACATCGCCGAGGTCGCGGCCGATCCGGTCGAGGTCGGGGCCGAGGTCGTCGACATGATCATCAACCGCGTCATCGACAACGCGTCGGTGGCGGCGGCGTCGCTCACCCGCTCGCCCGTGAGCGCGGCGCGCCAGCAGGCGCTCGACCACGCCGTCTCGGTCGGCGGCGACGGAGCGACGGTGTTCGGCTGCGCACTCGACCGCGTGACCTCACCGGAGTGGGCGGCGTGGGCGAACGGCGTGGCAGTGCGCGAACTCGACTACCACGACACCTTCCTCGCGGCCGACTACTCGCACCCGGGTGACAACATCCCGCCCATCCTCGCCGTCGCGCAGCACGTCGGATCCGACGGCGCCGCACTCGTGCGCGGCCTCGCCACCGGCTACGAGATCCAGATCGACCTGGTGCGCGCCATCTGCCTGCACAAGCACAAGATCGACCACGTCGCCCACCTCGGCCCCTCGGCCGCCGCAGGCATCGGCACCCTCCTCGGCCTCGACGTCGAGACGATCTACCAGGCGGTCGGGCAGGCCCTTCACACCACGACCGCCACGCGGCAGTCGCGCAAGGGCGAGATCTCGACGTGGAAGGCCCACGCCCCGGCGTTCGCCGGGAAGATGGCCATCGAGGCGGTCGACCGCGCGATGCGCGGCGAGACGTCGCCGAGCCCGATCTACGAGGGCGAAGACGGCGTGATCGCCTGGATGCTCGACGGCCCCGACGCCACCTACGAGGTGCCGCTCCCCGCCGCCGGCGAGGCCAAGCGCGGCATCCTCGATTCGTACACGAAGGAGCACTCGGCCGAGTACCAGGCGCAGGCCTGGATCGACCTGGCCCGCAAGCTCCACGGCTCGAACCCCGAAGCGGCCGACCCTGCGAACGTCGAGTCGATCGTGCTGCACACCTCGCACCACACGCACTACGTGATCGGCTCGGGCGCCAACGACCCGCAGAAGTACGACCCGACCGCGTCGCGCGAGACGCTCGACCACTCGATCCCGTACATCTTCGCCGTCGCGCTGCAGGACGGCGGGTGGCACCACGTCGACTCGTACGCCCCCGAGCGCGCGGGCCGCGAAGACACCGTCGCGCTGTGGCAGAAGATCACCACGGCCGAAGACGCCGAGTGGACCCGGCGGTACCACTCCGACGACCCGAACGAGAAGGCGTTCGGCGGCCGCGTGGTCATCACGCTCACCGACGGCACGGTCATCGAGGACGAGATCGCGGTGGCCGACGCGCACCCGCTGGGTGCCCGGCCGTTCGCGCGCGAGGACTACATCCGCAAGTTCCGCATCCTCGCCGAGCCCGTGCTCGAGGAGGACGAGATCGAGCGGTTCCTCGAGCTCGCCCAGCGCCTGCCCGAGCTGACCCCGGCCGAGGTGCGCGAGCTGTCTATCGTCGCGAAGCTCGGTGTGCTCGCCTCGGCGCCCGCGCCGAAGGGCCTGTTCTGA
- a CDS encoding 3-hydroxyacyl-CoA dehydrogenase NAD-binding domain-containing protein produces the protein MSTTDTAPTTDTARTDAPRATDVKTYTGYAYDRGADGIVTVTMDDPGASVNTMNPHFVSTLEATVDRLEAERDDIVGVILASAKKSWFAGGDLNLLRAADPAKAAEETAHIDHVKAIMRRLEKLGRPVVAVLNGTALGGGLEVALATHHRIAADVRGAQFGVPEVSLGLLPGGGGITRLVRMLGLQRALADVILPATKFSPRDALAVGIVDEVVDSVADLVPAAQAWIAANPEPVVAWDQKGFRIPGGAPNSPGVAGMLPALPATLRKQLKGSPLPAPRAALAAAVEGAYVDFDTASLVETRYLVSLTHGQVAKNMIKAFFFDLQHINSGGSRPTADEDGTPIPRREVTKLGVIGAGMMGAAIAYVSAKVGIEVVLKDVSLEAAEKGKDYARSLEDKALARGKTDAAKSEALLARIHPTADPADFAGVDFVIEAVFESVPVKQSVFQEIQHIVEPDAVLGSNTSTLPITELAEGVERRPDFIGIHFFSPVDKMPLVEIVKGQGTSAETLARVFDYVLQIRKTPIVVNDRRGFFTSRVIGRFIAEAVAAVGEGVEPVSVEQAALQAGYPAGALQLLDELTISLSRKIRIETREAAEAEGGTWIEHPSEAVMDWMVEDAERPGRKAGGGFYDYSDDGRRLGIWPGLREKYDSGRTVLPLKDLQERMLFAEALDTIDCLDGGVLTSVPDANIGSIYGIGFPAWTGGVLQYVNQYEGGLPGFVARARELAEAYGERFEPPASLLAKAEAGETYE, from the coding sequence ATGAGCACCACCGACACCGCACCCACCACCGACACCGCACGCACCGACGCACCGCGTGCGACCGACGTGAAGACCTACACCGGATACGCCTACGACCGCGGCGCCGACGGCATCGTGACCGTCACCATGGACGACCCCGGCGCGAGCGTCAACACGATGAACCCGCACTTCGTCTCGACCCTCGAGGCGACGGTCGACCGGCTCGAGGCGGAGCGCGACGACATCGTCGGGGTCATCCTCGCCTCGGCGAAGAAGAGCTGGTTCGCCGGCGGCGACCTCAACCTGCTGCGCGCAGCCGACCCCGCGAAGGCCGCGGAGGAGACCGCGCACATCGATCACGTCAAGGCGATCATGCGCCGGCTCGAGAAACTCGGCCGCCCGGTCGTCGCCGTGCTCAACGGCACGGCGCTCGGCGGCGGCCTCGAGGTCGCCCTCGCCACCCACCACCGCATCGCCGCCGACGTGCGCGGCGCCCAGTTCGGCGTGCCCGAGGTGTCGCTCGGCCTGCTCCCCGGCGGCGGCGGCATCACCCGTCTGGTCCGGATGCTCGGCCTCCAGCGCGCGCTCGCCGACGTGATCCTCCCCGCCACGAAGTTCTCGCCGCGCGATGCTCTTGCGGTCGGGATCGTCGACGAGGTGGTCGATTCGGTCGCCGACCTCGTGCCGGCCGCGCAGGCGTGGATCGCCGCGAACCCCGAGCCGGTCGTGGCGTGGGACCAGAAGGGCTTCCGCATCCCGGGCGGCGCGCCGAACTCGCCCGGTGTGGCCGGGATGCTCCCCGCCCTGCCCGCGACGCTGCGCAAGCAGCTCAAGGGCTCGCCGCTGCCGGCTCCCCGTGCGGCGCTCGCCGCCGCCGTCGAGGGCGCGTACGTCGACTTCGACACGGCATCGCTCGTCGAGACCCGCTACCTGGTCTCGCTCACGCACGGCCAGGTGGCGAAGAACATGATCAAGGCGTTCTTCTTCGACCTGCAGCACATCAACTCCGGCGGCTCGCGGCCCACCGCCGACGAGGACGGCACCCCGATCCCCCGCCGCGAGGTCACGAAGCTGGGCGTCATCGGCGCCGGCATGATGGGCGCCGCGATCGCGTACGTCTCGGCCAAGGTCGGCATCGAGGTCGTCCTGAAGGACGTCTCGCTCGAGGCCGCCGAGAAGGGCAAGGACTACGCCCGCAGCCTCGAGGACAAAGCGCTGGCGCGGGGGAAGACGGATGCCGCGAAGTCGGAGGCACTGCTCGCCCGCATCCACCCCACCGCCGACCCCGCCGACTTCGCCGGCGTCGACTTCGTGATCGAGGCGGTGTTCGAGTCGGTTCCCGTCAAGCAGTCCGTGTTCCAGGAGATCCAGCACATCGTCGAGCCCGATGCCGTGCTCGGCTCGAACACCTCGACGCTGCCGATCACCGAGCTGGCGGAGGGTGTGGAGCGCCGGCCCGATTTCATCGGGATCCACTTCTTCTCACCGGTCGACAAGATGCCGCTCGTCGAGATCGTGAAGGGACAGGGAACCAGCGCCGAGACGCTCGCCCGCGTGTTCGACTACGTGCTCCAGATCCGCAAGACCCCGATCGTGGTCAACGACCGCCGCGGGTTCTTCACCTCGCGCGTGATCGGCAGGTTCATCGCCGAGGCCGTCGCCGCGGTGGGCGAAGGCGTCGAGCCGGTCTCGGTCGAGCAGGCGGCACTCCAGGCCGGCTATCCTGCGGGCGCGCTGCAGCTGCTCGACGAGCTCACCATCTCGCTCTCGCGCAAGATCCGCATCGAGACCCGCGAGGCCGCGGAAGCCGAGGGCGGCACCTGGATCGAGCATCCGTCGGAGGCCGTCATGGATTGGATGGTCGAAGACGCCGAACGCCCCGGCCGCAAGGCCGGTGGCGGCTTCTACGACTACTCCGACGACGGCAGGCGCCTCGGCATCTGGCCGGGCCTGCGCGAGAAGTACGACTCCGGGCGCACGGTGCTGCCGCTGAAGGATCTGCAGGAGCGGATGCTGTTCGCCGAGGCGCTCGACACGATCGACTGCCTCGACGGCGGCGTGCTCACCTCGGTTCCCGACGCGAACATCGGCTCGATCTACGGCATCGGCTTCCCGGCGTGGACCGGCGGCGTGCTGCAGTACGTCAATCAGTACGAAGGGGGTCTCCCCGGGTTCGTCGCCCGTGCCCGCGAGCTGGCGGAGGCCTACGGCGAGCGCTTCGAGCCGCCGGCATCCCTCCTCGCCAAGGCGGAGGCCGGTGAGACCTATGAGTGA